CAGGGAGCGTTTAAACAGCGGCTCTGCCTGGGCATATTGACCTTGCGCCTGGTACAGTACCGCCAGATTGTTCAGGCTGTTGGCCACATCTGGATGGTCTGGTCCCACTCTTTTTTCACTGATCACCAGAGATCGTTTGGACAGCGGCACTGCCTGGGCATATTGGCCTTGCGCCTGATACAGTACCGCCAAATTGTTCAGGCTCAAAGCCACATCAGGATGATCTGGCCCCACTCTTTTTTCCTTGATTGCCAGGGATCGTTTGTACAACGGCTCTGCCTGGGCATATTGACCTTGCAATTCATACAATGCCGCCAAATTATTCAAGCTGGCAGCCACATCAAGATGATCTGCCCCCAGTGCCTTTTCCCGAATCGCCAGGGATCGTTTGGACAACGGCTCGGCCTGGGCATATTGGCCTTGCACCTGATACATTGCCGCCAAATTGTTCAGGCTGGTGGCTACATCAGGGTGATCCGGCCCCAGTGCCTTTTCCCGAATCGCCAGGGATCGTTTGGACAACGGCTCGGCCTGGGCATATTGGCCTTGCGCCTGATACATTGCCGCCAAATTGTTCAGGCTGCTGGCTACATCAGGATGATCCGGCCTCAGTGCCTTTTCAGACAGGATGACTGATTTTTTTGCAATTTCGACGGCTTCCTGATATCTGCCTGCTTGATAGAGTTCCACAACCTGTTGATTTAATTTTTCTATTTCCTGTTTCGCTGCACTCGTAGTCGATGCGGGGGCAGCTTCCTCACCCTGCACGGGTGAAATGCCCTGATCTACGCCCAGACTCAGGAGGATCACCAACACCGCCAAGCTTTTTTTGGGGATTCTTCCGAATTTTGGCATGGTATTTATATTCCTTAAACGACGGCAGTTGATGCTTAAAATTATTTAATTTAAGCAGCACGATCACCTGAATCGTATCAGAATGGCAACAATCCAAAAAGCAAAAACCGCCTCGGGAGATTTTTTTCTAACGTTTTGCGCAGGGAAAACCCCGGATCCATCAGGAAGGCACCGTGTCAGGTCGTGGTTGAATCAAGCAGACTCCACCAATCTTGAGCCGCATGGAGAACGCGCACGACCGATACGCCATCATGGCGCGGGATATAAAAAATCAGGATATTGTCGAAATCCTTGACGTGCCATTTCCGAATCTCTGCAAGCTTCTGATTCTTCATGGCCAGTGGGGAACCTATCAGAGGATTGAAAGCCATTTCATTGAAACTTACTTCCGTATTTGTGAGGAACCGTTCGGCGACAACGAAACCGGCATTTTCCGACAAATAGACAAAATGTTCAATGATGTCACGTCTCGCTCGTTCGTGTTGGTAGATTTTTGACTTCAACGCGGCACCCCTTGGGCTTCCAGGAGAGCCATGGCCTCTTTGCGAAGATCAATCCACTCTGTGGGACCAAGTTCGTGTTCTGGACTGTTCAGACCTTCTAACAATTTTGCTTCAAGTTGCTCTTTGGCCTTGAGTTTCTCATCGGCGCAGATCAATTCGCGCATAGATTCGCTGACGCTGCCGTCACGCCTCTGGACGATTTGTCCATCCACAAATTCCTTCAACACTGTAAAAGATTCCCCTCGCACTTCACCGCTTTCGAGACGTTCCGCCAGAACACGCAAAGCCAAAGCCTCGACACCGGCAACGGCCTCATCCATCGTCGAACCATAGGCCATGACACCGGGAAGTTCCATCACCTCAGCCAGCCATCGTCCTCCCTCTTCTTGTTCATATTCAATTGTATAGTTCATAAAGTGATCTCAAGGGCGGATTCGAGCTTTTCCAAATCGGTCTCCCTGGTCGGGTGATTGCGGACCCACTCTTCGGCACGAGCCCGTTTTTCCTGCATGTCTGGTTCGCACAACCCTTGTTCGTTGCCGGGCACCATAACGGTGTGTTTCGTGTCTTCCCACATGGTCATCCCTCCTTGAACAGAATGGGATATTTTCGTCGAGCTTGATTTTCATGCAACCTTGGGTACACCCGGCCAGGGCAGGTCTTCAACAGCAGCGGTCGCAGCAAAGGCAATGGCTGCCCGGATGCCTTCCATGGTTATGGCGGGAAAATCCAGGAATTCCCGGATACCATGAACCGGGTCGTTGAGGATCAATTTTTTCATGCGTCTTTTCCCTCG
This DNA window, taken from Magnetococcales bacterium, encodes the following:
- a CDS encoding type II toxin-antitoxin system ParD family antitoxin, which produces MRGESFTVLKEFVDGQIVQRRDGSVSESMRELICADEKLKAKEQLEAKLLEGLNSPEHELGPTEWIDLRKEAMALLEAQGVPR
- a CDS encoding type II toxin-antitoxin system RelE/ParE family toxin gives rise to the protein MKSKIYQHERARRDIIEHFVYLSENAGFVVAERFLTNTEVSFNEMAFNPLIGSPLAMKNQKLAEIRKWHVKDFDNILIFYIPRHDGVSVVRVLHAAQDWWSLLDSTTT
- a CDS encoding tetratricopeptide repeat-containing protein produces the protein MPKFGRIPKKSLAVLVILLSLGVDQGISPVQGEEAAPASTTSAAKQEIEKLNQQVVELYQAGRYQEAVEIAKKSVILSEKALRPDHPDVASSLNNLAAMYQAQGQYAQAEPLSKRSLAIREKALGPDHPDVATSLNNLAAMYQVQGQYAQAEPLSKRSLAIREKALGADHLDVAASLNNLAALYELQGQYAQAEPLYKRSLAIKEKRVGPDHPDVALSLNNLAVLYQAQGQYAQAVPLSKRSLVISEKRVGPDHPDVANSLNNLAVLYQAQGQYAQAEPLFKRSLAIWEKTLGSDHPDVATSLNNLAELYRERGQYTQAEPLYKRSLAIKEKVLGPDHPDVATSLNGLAILYKAQGLYDQAEPLYKRSLAIKEKALGPVHPSVATSLNNLAELYRAQGQHDRAEPLFKRSQAIKEKARGPDHP